The Brachyspira aalborgi genome has a segment encoding these proteins:
- a CDS encoding MalY/PatB family protein produces MEIEEFCRKYTVDRKNTNSEKWDTGIEKRFKTEGLIPMWVADMEFKTPDEVIDALNKRISHGVFGYTHLWESYFEAFFNWQKTRYNIDLKKEWILFSSGLVTALYLIVNAFTNKDDSIIVLTPIYYPFHNAVKDNERNLITCDLKNDNGIFTIDFEKLKNKIIKNKVKLIIFCNPHNPVGRVWTNEEIERVLEISKKHNLYIVFDEIHQDINIGIRPFISALSIKNKNDYIDKLIVLNSASKTFNLASLLNSHVIIPNEEIRKIYKKFVSKVNRTEFNLLGLIAAESAYKYGSDWLDGLLKTIKRNYEYIRGEFLNKVPEIIISPLEGTYLPFFDLRNMVSKDRVKEFIQDDCKIAIDFGEWFGENFKGFIRVNIATDFKYIEYFVDKTIEQLKNKSYK; encoded by the coding sequence ATGGAAATAGAAGAATTTTGCCGTAAATATACGGTTGATAGAAAAAATACCAATTCTGAAAAATGGGATACGGGAATTGAAAAAAGATTTAAAACCGAAGGACTTATTCCGATGTGGGTTGCCGATATGGAGTTTAAAACGCCAGATGAAGTTATAGACGCTTTAAATAAAAGAATATCGCATGGAGTTTTTGGCTATACTCATTTATGGGAAAGTTATTTTGAAGCGTTTTTTAATTGGCAGAAAACTAGATATAATATAGATTTAAAAAAAGAATGGATTTTATTTTCAAGCGGTTTAGTGACGGCGCTTTATTTAATCGTAAACGCTTTTACAAATAAAGACGACAGCATAATCGTTCTTACTCCCATTTATTATCCGTTTCATAACGCAGTTAAAGATAATGAAAGAAATTTAATAACTTGCGACTTAAAAAACGATAACGGAATTTTTACAATAGACTTTGAAAAATTGAAAAATAAAATAATTAAAAATAAAGTAAAATTAATTATATTTTGTAATCCGCATAATCCCGTTGGAAGAGTTTGGACAAATGAAGAAATAGAAAGAGTTCTTGAAATTTCTAAAAAGCATAATTTATATATAGTTTTTGATGAAATACATCAAGATATAAATATTGGAATTCGTCCTTTTATATCTGCTTTATCTATAAAAAATAAAAACGATTATATAGACAAACTTATTGTTTTAAATTCCGCCTCCAAAACTTTTAATTTGGCAAGTCTTTTAAACTCGCATGTTATAATACCAAACGAAGAGATAAGAAAAATATATAAAAAATTTGTTAGCAAAGTAAATAGAACGGAGTTTAATTTGCTCGGATTAATAGCCGCAGAATCCGCTTATAAATACGGTTCAGATTGGCTTGACGGACTTTTGAAAACAATTAAACGAAATTACGAATATATAAGAGGCGAATTTTTAAATAAAGTTCCCGAAATAATAATAAGTCCTTTGGAAGGCACTTATTTGCCGTTTTTTGATTTAAGAAATATGGTAAGCAAAGATAGAGTAAAAGAGTTTATTCAAGATGATTGTAAAATAGCGATTGATTTTGGAGAATGGTTCGGAGAAAATTTTAAAGGTTTTATAAGAGTTAATATAGCTACAGATTTTAAATATATAGAATATTTTGTAGATAAAACCATTGAGCAATTAAAAAATAAAAGTTATAAATAA
- a CDS encoding YhjD/YihY/BrkB family envelope integrity protein, with the protein MNRIQKINKNFQKLKKFFSEDIYYTDASIFNPIKRFFINLFRVITFAITDFVKDDCTIRAASLTYLVTLSLIPALIVGLFILRIFNLYQNIFTMIFDWMQTNAPFYEPMVRQILNIADNTNLASFGLVGVISTLVSTGLILHNIQQSLVKIWRVKIKTSIPRVAANYIALLFLIPIMIGISFSLITYMHISSYNYPTIIRILLSWVTPIIAMSLLVLFSYVLVPQTKVNWSNAAISSVLVAITIITLFSVYFRLNLNVKNYKQIFDSDKYKIEYIVKEINSGVNKNISNITLERISYRIIENLGNGLSAPTYDREIISTNILNFIDFSPNVFEQLMKYNFKIGDIVVISNEDNTLTSISPAEFSSASAFAQIPVLLLLLYIIWIIILFGAELTYSLQYFRAYGVDRTNIKLSFAEKEVIALEFMHAIAYRFINKKKPFTIYELAKELKTPPTIINEISESLEKSMYIIKTVDGSKISYILGCPPESITVGDILYSLKMNGGFRNKNLSPDDKYKKLIYENKTISNKDYNKDLYHLVVNK; encoded by the coding sequence ATGAATAGAATTCAAAAAATAAATAAAAATTTTCAAAAGTTAAAAAAATTCTTTAGCGAGGATATATATTATACTGACGCTTCGATATTTAATCCTATAAAAAGATTTTTTATAAATTTATTTAGAGTAATAACTTTTGCGATAACCGATTTTGTTAAAGACGATTGCACAATAAGAGCGGCTTCATTAACCTATCTTGTAACTTTGTCTTTAATTCCCGCTTTAATAGTAGGTTTATTTATATTGAGAATTTTTAATTTATATCAAAATATTTTTACCATGATTTTTGATTGGATGCAAACAAACGCTCCTTTTTACGAGCCAATGGTTAGGCAAATATTAAATATAGCCGATAATACAAATTTGGCAAGTTTCGGATTAGTCGGCGTAATTTCTACTTTGGTAAGCACGGGATTAATTTTGCATAATATACAGCAATCACTTGTTAAAATATGGAGAGTTAAAATAAAAACTTCAATTCCTAGAGTGGCTGCGAATTATATAGCTTTACTTTTTTTAATTCCAATAATGATAGGAATATCTTTTTCGCTTATAACTTATATGCATATTAGCTCATATAATTATCCGACTATAATTAGAATATTATTATCTTGGGTTACTCCAATAATCGCTATGTCTTTATTAGTTTTATTTTCTTATGTTTTAGTTCCTCAAACAAAAGTAAATTGGTCTAACGCCGCTATATCTTCGGTTTTGGTAGCGATAACTATAATAACTCTTTTCAGCGTTTATTTTAGATTAAATTTAAATGTAAAAAATTATAAACAAATTTTCGATAGCGATAAATATAAAATAGAATATATAGTAAAAGAAATAAACTCTGGCGTTAATAAAAATATTTCAAATATTACTTTAGAGAGAATAAGCTATAGAATAATTGAAAATCTTGGAAACGGTTTAAGCGCTCCAACTTATGATAGAGAGATTATTTCTACAAATATTCTTAACTTTATTGATTTTTCGCCAAATGTATTTGAGCAGTTAATGAAATATAATTTTAAAATAGGCGATATTGTAGTGATAAGCAATGAAGATAATACTTTAACTAGCATAAGTCCAGCCGAGTTTTCATCGGCAAGCGCTTTCGCTCAAATTCCCGTTTTGCTTTTGCTTTTATATATAATTTGGATAATAATTTTATTTGGAGCGGAACTTACTTATTCTCTTCAATATTTTAGAGCTTACGGAGTCGATAGAACGAATATAAAACTTTCATTTGCCGAAAAAGAAGTTATAGCTTTAGAGTTTATGCATGCGATTGCCTATAGATTTATTAACAAGAAAAAACCTTTTACAATATACGAACTTGCAAAAGAATTAAAAACTCCTCCTACAATAATAAATGAAATATCCGAAAGTTTAGAAAAATCTATGTATATAATAAAAACTGTTGACGGTTCAAAAATATCTTATATATTAGGTTGTCCTCCCGAATCTATAACCGTTGGCGATATTTTATATTCTCTAAAAATGAATGGCGGATTTAGAAATAAAAATCTCTCTCCAGACGATAAATATAAAAAACTTATATACGAAAATAAAACTATATCGAATAAAGATTATAATAAAGATTTATATCATTTGGTTGTTAATAAATAA
- a CDS encoding sugar-binding protein, translating into MKIAKIILILLILSNTNIFGVVTRNYSSSRKGFYNNGTYNGIMLTEQGSLILAPIIEKDGAIEGKFIWKIYNSSDGSMYAAISGDGAELYKRKAGESDFNLFVKSTNESAFTSVISDNSGNIYAATAPYARIIKYDKSGNEIWSKNVDDTYIWDMKFDNNGNLYAAAGGNNARVLKISSNGNITEILKTEEQHAMSLYFDSKSNKLYIGTAGRGLVLSVDLSTNLENPSYKTVYDTAQNEVYAITMDNIGNLYFGTATREPSYLILPSIIDGGKLADDSAKEFRNSLYKADTNGTVQRLFFLNQTLVFALSSDIDNNIYFITGDNADIYKINGNDGLLSYIGGLENKTLSTFSATKDGLYFAISKTGEIYKMQNGNPSEGSFISDTLDLKLLSKLGSLKAMTTIPDGSDISFEVRTGNVARVDNTWSDFTKVSADGKINAPDGRFLQFRITMKNSNANEKSVPVLSSMDFTYIENNLPPDVLNGGLTTHYKQQNDSSETTKSPQLEESETMIYWKGSDPNGDKLIYDLEYRLKGEKNYRKLANNLETPYFRFKSYLMPSGIYDFRITASDRFDNPIDLSKTKTLEVLNIKYDNDSPEIFDFAVKTEGNKRIITFRAEDKLSFLKTVRYSTITEEWHYILPDDKVLDSMSENFTIIIEDEEAGSITIEVLDTEGNIKYYSFVI; encoded by the coding sequence ATGAAAATCGCTAAAATCATTTTAATATTATTAATTTTATCAAATACTAATATTTTCGGAGTAGTTACAAGAAATTATTCAAGTTCAAGAAAGGGCTTTTATAATAACGGAACTTATAACGGAATAATGCTCACCGAACAAGGTTCTTTAATTTTAGCTCCGATTATAGAAAAAGACGGCGCTATAGAAGGAAAATTTATTTGGAAAATATATAATTCTTCGGACGGTTCTATGTATGCGGCTATAAGCGGAGACGGGGCGGAATTGTATAAAAGAAAAGCGGGAGAAAGCGATTTTAATTTATTCGTCAAATCTACAAACGAAAGCGCTTTTACTTCTGTAATTTCAGATAATTCTGGAAATATATACGCGGCTACAGCGCCTTATGCAAGAATTATAAAATATGATAAATCGGGAAATGAGATTTGGAGTAAAAATGTAGACGACACTTATATTTGGGATATGAAATTTGACAATAACGGAAATTTATATGCAGCAGCGGGCGGAAATAATGCGAGAGTATTAAAAATATCTTCAAACGGAAATATAACGGAAATATTAAAAACGGAAGAACAGCATGCAATGTCTCTTTATTTTGATTCTAAAAGCAATAAACTTTATATAGGAACGGCGGGAAGAGGATTAGTTTTATCTGTGGATTTATCGACTAATTTAGAAAATCCTTCTTATAAAACTGTTTACGATACCGCTCAAAATGAAGTTTACGCGATAACTATGGATAATATAGGAAATTTATATTTTGGAACGGCGACAAGAGAACCTTCATATTTAATTTTGCCTTCTATAATAGACGGCGGAAAATTGGCGGACGATAGCGCAAAAGAATTTAGAAATTCTTTATATAAAGCGGATACAAACGGAACGGTTCAAAGATTATTTTTCTTAAATCAAACTTTGGTTTTCGCTTTAAGTAGCGATATTGATAATAATATATATTTTATAACGGGAGATAACGCGGACATTTATAAAATAAACGGAAATGACGGACTTCTATCGTATATTGGCGGATTAGAAAATAAAACTCTCTCAACTTTTTCGGCTACGAAAGACGGATTATATTTTGCAATATCAAAAACGGGAGAGATTTATAAAATGCAAAACGGAAATCCTTCAGAAGGCAGTTTTATAAGCGATACTTTGGATTTAAAACTTTTAAGCAAATTAGGAAGTTTAAAAGCAATGACGACTATTCCAGACGGTTCGGATATATCTTTTGAAGTGAGAACGGGAAATGTGGCAAGAGTAGATAATACTTGGAGCGATTTTACTAAAGTTTCGGCAGACGGAAAAATTAACGCTCCAGACGGAAGATTTTTGCAATTTAGAATAACAATGAAAAATTCTAACGCTAATGAAAAATCAGTTCCCGTTTTAAGTTCTATGGATTTTACTTATATAGAAAATAATTTGCCTCCAGATGTTCTAAACGGCGGACTTACAACGCATTATAAACAGCAAAACGATTCAAGCGAAACTACAAAAAGCCCGCAACTCGAAGAAAGCGAAACTATGATTTATTGGAAAGGAAGCGACCCGAACGGCGATAAACTTATTTACGATTTGGAATATAGATTAAAAGGCGAAAAAAATTATAGAAAACTTGCAAATAATTTAGAAACGCCTTATTTTAGATTTAAGTCTTATTTAATGCCTTCGGGAATTTATGATTTTAGAATAACGGCAAGCGACAGATTCGATAATCCGATAGATTTATCAAAAACTAAAACTTTGGAAGTTCTTAATATAAAATACGATAATGATTCGCCCGAAATATTTGATTTTGCTGTAAAAACCGAAGGAAATAAAAGAATAATAACTTTTAGAGCGGAAGATAAACTTTCATTTTTGAAAACAGTAAGATATTCAACTATAACGGAAGAATGGCATTATATACTTCCCGATGATAAAGTTTTGGATTCTATGAGCGAAAATTTTACTATTATAATAGAAGATGAAGAAGCGGGTTCAATTACAATAGAAGTTTTGGATACTGAAGGAAATATTAAATATTATTCTTTTGTTATTTAA
- a CDS encoding SpoIVB peptidase S55 domain-containing protein produces MTNRIFLTLFLFNLSLFAQNLPPSPPDNPQVIPMSEITEGMEGVGYTVIHGTNVEPFKVKVISVLRKMWHGSDAILIELEGLNLEHSGTVAGMSGSPIYFDGKIAGALAFGWNYAKDPIAGVTPIEEMYKLYNDTNASKVASISKNSLQTPLMFSGFNGDSFLEYSDKFKEMGFYPMQAGGSISDINQSGKFLFGDSVAIVLIDGDFSIAGVGTVSHTDDEKFLLFGHSMWSKGRLRAPVSRAYINHIVASTASSFKIGAAYSNYLGYTVYDGTFGVSGVYGEVPENTMIPVNLQVEDQSFLNKDFNFRVLNDPTYFSYLLSMAIYTAVTSSAGSDEDGVFSVSYEIETDYFEEPYKVTDRILSYSSKDAFKTAIEQLIAPVDFFIYNNFNRVGIKSIKLSIKRSNLEYAFLNDITLLEPKAKAGETIHLRVGITPYGKEKTYINIPVKLPVNLTTDVYSIYAANEYIYNYAERLFMPNKYKIRSLDDVMRIYGKSYDDKALKVWLYSSARGVQIGKDSFPMLPISKYGVMANNYTSDKASVINAIEGQFDMPYSILGLMKIDIIIEGADKYENR; encoded by the coding sequence ATGACGAACAGAATATTTTTAACTTTATTTTTATTTAATTTAAGTTTATTCGCTCAAAATTTGCCGCCTTCTCCGCCCGATAATCCGCAGGTTATTCCAATGAGCGAAATAACGGAAGGAATGGAAGGGGTTGGCTATACTGTAATACATGGAACAAATGTCGAGCCTTTTAAAGTAAAAGTTATTTCCGTTTTAAGAAAAATGTGGCATGGAAGCGATGCTATATTAATAGAACTTGAAGGGCTTAATTTGGAACATTCAGGAACGGTTGCAGGAATGAGCGGCTCGCCAATTTATTTTGACGGAAAAATTGCTGGCGCTTTAGCTTTTGGTTGGAATTATGCGAAAGACCCGATTGCGGGCGTCACTCCAATAGAAGAAATGTATAAATTATATAACGATACAAACGCTTCAAAAGTCGCTTCAATTAGTAAAAATTCTTTGCAAACTCCTTTAATGTTTTCAGGTTTTAACGGAGATTCTTTTTTAGAATATTCGGATAAATTTAAAGAAATGGGATTTTATCCAATGCAAGCTGGAGGCTCAATTTCGGATATCAATCAAAGCGGCAAATTTTTATTCGGCGATTCTGTGGCGATAGTTTTAATTGACGGCGATTTTTCAATAGCTGGAGTCGGCACTGTTTCGCATACGGACGATGAAAAATTTTTATTATTCGGACATTCAATGTGGTCCAAAGGAAGATTAAGAGCGCCCGTTTCAAGAGCTTATATAAATCATATTGTGGCTTCAACGGCATCTTCATTTAAAATAGGAGCGGCTTATTCTAATTATTTGGGCTATACAGTTTATGATGGAACTTTTGGAGTTTCGGGAGTTTACGGAGAAGTGCCCGAAAATACTATGATTCCCGTTAATTTGCAAGTTGAAGACCAAAGTTTTTTGAATAAAGATTTTAATTTTAGAGTATTGAACGACCCGACATATTTTTCTTATTTGCTTTCTATGGCAATTTATACTGCCGTAACTTCAAGCGCGGGAAGCGATGAGGATGGAGTATTTAGCGTAAGTTATGAAATAGAAACTGATTATTTTGAAGAACCTTATAAAGTAACCGATAGAATATTAAGCTACTCTTCTAAAGACGCTTTCAAAACTGCAATAGAACAATTAATAGCTCCCGTTGATTTTTTTATTTATAATAATTTTAATAGAGTCGGAATAAAATCAATAAAACTCTCTATAAAAAGAAGTAATTTAGAATACGCTTTTTTAAACGATATAACTTTGCTTGAGCCTAAAGCTAAAGCGGGCGAGACTATACATTTAAGAGTTGGAATAACTCCTTACGGCAAAGAAAAAACTTATATAAATATTCCCGTTAAACTTCCCGTTAATTTGACTACGGATGTTTACAGTATTTATGCGGCTAACGAATATATTTATAATTATGCAGAGCGGTTATTTATGCCAAATAAATATAAAATAAGAAGTTTAGACGATGTTATGAGAATATATGGCAAATCCTATGACGATAAGGCTTTGAAAGTTTGGCTTTATTCTTCGGCAAGAGGCGTTCAAATAGGCAAAGATTCTTTTCCTATGCTTCCTATTTCAAAATACGGAGTAATGGCAAATAATTATACTTCGGATAAAGCATCGGTTATAAACGCTATAGAAGGACAATTTGATATGCCTTATTCAATATTAGGTTTAATGAAAATAGATATAATCATAGAAGGAGCGGATAAATATGAAAATCGCTAA
- the rnc gene encoding ribonuclease III: protein MQNEYNKKYDIDKILKECQKAISYNFKNKKYLLEAITHRTFANENKSDIEKIKYNQRLEFLGDSVLSLIISDYLFRKYPNYNEGLLTKIKSSLVSNQTLCELSKKLELGDFILLGHGEEASGGRQRENMLEDLFEAIVGSIYLDAGIVEAKNFIIKTYKEKLNDLNISNFYKDYKSIFQEIIQKEYKINPKYLTKEIENDMFKSEVIVNNKSYAAGSGKSKKDAEMEAAKNALIYIKKIVK from the coding sequence ATGCAAAACGAATATAATAAAAAATACGATATTGACAAAATATTAAAAGAATGCCAAAAAGCCATATCTTATAATTTTAAAAACAAAAAATATTTACTTGAAGCGATAACTCATAGAACTTTTGCAAACGAAAATAAATCTGATATAGAAAAAATAAAATATAATCAAAGGCTTGAGTTTTTGGGAGATTCCGTTTTGTCTCTTATAATATCGGATTATCTTTTTAGGAAATATCCTAATTATAATGAAGGTTTATTAACAAAAATAAAATCTTCTCTGGTTTCAAATCAAACATTATGCGAATTATCAAAAAAATTAGAATTGGGAGATTTCATTTTGCTTGGGCATGGCGAGGAGGCTTCTGGCGGAAGGCAAAGAGAAAATATGCTTGAAGATTTATTTGAGGCTATTGTCGGCTCTATATATTTGGATGCGGGAATTGTAGAAGCGAAAAATTTTATAATAAAAACTTACAAAGAAAAATTAAACGATTTGAATATATCTAATTTTTATAAAGATTATAAATCTATATTTCAAGAAATAATTCAAAAAGAATACAAAATAAATCCTAAATATTTAACGAAAGAAATTGAAAACGATATGTTTAAATCCGAAGTTATCGTTAATAATAAAAGTTACGCCGCAGGCTCTGGAAAAAGTAAAAAAGATGCGGAAATGGAAGCCGCTAAAAACGCTTTAATTTATATAAAAAAGATTGTAAAATAA
- the rpe gene encoding ribulose-phosphate 3-epimerase, translating into MNKIIIAPSILTASFGNLEKIIKELEEAGCDYLHLDIMDGVFVPQITFGAKIVADIKKISKVPLDAHLMIVNPENHIDDFAKAGVNMISVHFENNIHLHKLIMQIKSHNIKAGVVLNPHTRVENIEPIIDYIDNILIMSVNPGFGGQKFIESSIEKIKKAKNLIGNRDIILSVDGGINLNTCDKVIEAGANFLVSGSAIIESEDKKAIINRLKGNKEK; encoded by the coding sequence ATGAATAAAATAATTATAGCTCCTTCAATATTGACTGCATCGTTTGGCAATTTGGAAAAAATTATAAAAGAACTTGAAGAAGCTGGTTGCGATTATTTGCATTTGGATATAATGGACGGAGTATTTGTCCCTCAAATCACATTTGGAGCGAAAATTGTAGCCGATATAAAAAAAATAAGCAAAGTTCCTTTGGACGCTCATTTAATGATTGTTAATCCTGAAAATCATATAGACGATTTTGCAAAAGCTGGAGTTAATATGATAAGCGTTCATTTTGAAAATAATATTCATTTGCATAAACTAATCATGCAAATAAAATCTCATAATATAAAAGCTGGAGTTGTTTTGAATCCTCATACGAGAGTCGAAAATATAGAGCCGATTATCGATTATATTGACAATATTCTTATAATGTCGGTTAATCCTGGATTTGGCGGGCAGAAATTTATCGAGAGTTCGATTGAAAAAATTAAAAAAGCAAAAAATCTTATAGGAAATAGAGATATAATTTTATCGGTTGATGGCGGAATAAATTTAAATACTTGCGATAAAGTAATCGAAGCGGGAGCAAATTTTTTGGTTTCTGGAAGCGCAATAATAGAAAGCGAAGATAAAAAAGCGATTATAAATAGACTTAAAGGGAATAAAGAAAAATAG
- a CDS encoding glutamate-5-semialdehyde dehydrogenase, giving the protein MELIDLVKNAKESTYKLQSLNTEIKNYALSEIAKNIEKRKSEIFEANNKDLENAKELLNNKKISLSMLNRLKLDDNKMIDIISGIKDVIKLEEPINKILTETELDDNLILKKVSCPIGLIAVIFEARPDVISQISSLCIKSSNAVILKGGSEGENTNKIIFEIINQVLSDIKEFPKNSVNLVFSREDIKNILSMDKYIDLIIPRGSNDLVQYIKANTNIPVLGHADGICHLYIDESANIENALKICLDSKAQYPSACNSVETILINKNIANKFLKKLYSLFKENEIKINGDKEVKKILSDIGIVKDWHKEYGDKEVSLKIVDNVEEAYKHINKYSSHHTDSIISENKENIEKFMTFVDSANVYSNVSTRFSDGFRYGFGAEVGISTNKTHARGPVGLEGLTIYKYKLFGNYQIVDDYVSHKSSFKHKRIK; this is encoded by the coding sequence ATGGAATTAATAGATTTAGTAAAAAATGCAAAAGAATCTACTTATAAATTGCAATCTTTAAACACTGAAATAAAAAATTATGCTCTTTCGGAAATTGCAAAAAATATTGAAAAAAGAAAAAGCGAAATATTTGAAGCGAATAATAAAGATTTAGAAAACGCTAAAGAACTTTTGAATAATAAAAAAATATCTCTTTCAATGTTGAACAGACTTAAATTAGACGATAACAAAATGATTGATATAATTTCGGGCATAAAAGATGTTATAAAATTGGAAGAGCCTATAAATAAAATATTAACCGAAACGGAGCTTGACGATAATTTAATCTTAAAAAAAGTTTCATGTCCAATCGGACTTATTGCTGTTATTTTTGAAGCGCGTCCCGATGTTATCTCTCAAATATCTTCTTTATGCATAAAATCTTCAAATGCCGTAATATTAAAAGGCGGAAGCGAGGGAGAGAATACGAATAAAATTATATTTGAAATAATAAATCAAGTTTTAAGCGATATAAAAGAATTTCCAAAAAATTCTGTAAATTTAGTTTTTAGTAGAGAGGATATTAAAAATATTTTGTCTATGGATAAATATATCGATTTAATAATTCCAAGAGGCTCAAACGATTTAGTTCAATATATAAAGGCAAATACAAATATTCCCGTTTTAGGACATGCGGACGGAATATGTCATTTATATATTGACGAAAGCGCAAATATAGAAAACGCTTTAAAAATTTGTTTGGATTCAAAAGCTCAATATCCAAGCGCTTGCAATTCTGTTGAAACTATTTTAATAAATAAAAATATTGCAAATAAATTTTTAAAAAAATTATATTCTTTATTTAAAGAAAATGAAATTAAAATAAACGGAGATAAAGAAGTAAAAAAAATCTTATCCGATATAGGAATCGTCAAAGATTGGCATAAAGAATACGGAGATAAAGAAGTTTCGTTAAAAATAGTTGATAATGTGGAAGAAGCCTACAAACATATAAATAAGTATAGCTCGCATCATACCGATTCTATAATTTCAGAAAATAAAGAAAATATAGAAAAATTTATGACATTCGTAGATTCTGCAAATGTTTATTCAAATGTTTCAACAAGATTTTCGGACGGATTTAGATACGGTTTCGGAGCGGAGGTTGGAATATCGACTAATAAAACTCATGCGAGAGGTCCTGTAGGTTTGGAAGGACTTACAATTTATAAATATAAACTATTTGGCAACTATCAAATAGTAGACGATTATGTTTCGCATAAATCAAGTTTTAAGCATAAAAGAATAAAATAA
- a CDS encoding FecR family protein, which yields MKKIIIFLLPILILFNSDFLFSQETSFKITGISGTAFIEKADKSLRAFRGSEVHSEYKLKTSSNSQVEIVISKNGDKIGNITVYENAILLVNPSIYKNNNDKISLSLLEGYIKVNIQKNAGNIAEIHTANTSAIVRGTEFEVAFAEDGSSIVLLSEGAVDIITDEDKKNLSPKEAFIKTMDDKSKIIKQNSESDPRIFLNRGEEISRADSVSTIENLINAMENISQEDVNLVSALNNEYNEKYINDMEMKRYRMLAANEGYYNAIVKLINLDPEKKVEMTPYARKSLALYGANQRAINKMNSAIVKNREKFDKIRKDFDKKIGASISN from the coding sequence ATGAAAAAAATTATAATATTTTTACTGCCTATATTAATACTTTTTAATAGCGATTTTCTTTTTTCTCAAGAGACATCTTTTAAGATTACGGGAATATCGGGAACAGCGTTTATAGAAAAAGCGGACAAATCTTTAAGAGCGTTTAGAGGAAGCGAAGTTCATAGCGAATATAAATTAAAAACTTCAAGCAATAGTCAGGTTGAAATTGTTATATCTAAAAACGGAGACAAAATAGGAAATATAACGGTTTATGAAAATGCAATTTTGCTTGTAAATCCTTCTATTTATAAAAATAATAACGATAAAATTTCATTGTCTTTACTTGAAGGATATATTAAAGTTAATATTCAAAAAAATGCAGGAAATATTGCGGAAATTCACACGGCAAACACTTCGGCGATAGTTAGAGGCACGGAATTTGAAGTTGCATTTGCAGAAGACGGTTCAAGCATTGTTTTATTGTCAGAAGGCGCAGTTGATATAATAACGGACGAAGATAAAAAAAATCTCTCTCCTAAAGAAGCCTTTATAAAAACTATGGACGATAAATCTAAAATAATTAAACAGAATTCTGAAAGCGACCCGAGAATATTTTTGAATAGAGGAGAAGAAATTTCAAGAGCCGACTCCGTTTCTACTATAGAAAATCTTATTAATGCAATGGAAAATATTTCGCAGGAAGATGTTAATTTGGTTTCGGCTTTAAATAACGAATATAACGAAAAATATATTAACGATATGGAAATGAAAAGATACAGAATGCTTGCAGCTAACGAAGGCTATTATAACGCGATAGTTAAATTAATAAATTTAGACCCTGAAAAAAAAGTTGAAATGACTCCTTATGCAAGAAAATCTTTGGCTTTATACGGCGCAAATCAAAGAGCGATTAATAAAATGAATAGCGCAATAGTTAAAAACAGAGAAAAATTTGACAAAATAAGAAAAGACTTCGATAAAAAAATCGGCGCTTCAATTTCAAATTAA